The following coding sequences lie in one Apium graveolens cultivar Ventura chromosome 1, ASM990537v1, whole genome shotgun sequence genomic window:
- the LOC141668720 gene encoding transcription factor TGA2-like, with protein MLRIASPRTDTSTDGDIDDKAPGFQSSQGMVVSDASERSRDQKTLRRLAQNREAARKSRLRKKAYVQQLESSRMQLTQLEQELQRARQQGKYISSSGDAQSISGNGALAFDAEYARWLEEHTRRANELRGALSSHAGDAELRIIVDSLLTHYDDIYRIKAEASKADVFHILSGMWKTPAERCFHWLGGFRPSELLKLLVNKLEPLTEQQLLAITNLQQSSQQAEDALSQGMEALQQSLADTLASSNAQSNSPGNVASYMGQMAMAMGKLGTLENFIRQADNLRQQTLQQLHRILTTRQSARAVIAINDYFSRLRALSSLWLARPRE; from the exons ATGTTGAGGATTGCAAGTCCTAGGACTGATACATCTACAGATGGGGATATCGACGACAAGGCTCCTGGG TTCCAAAGCAGTCAAGGTATGGTGGTTTCTGATGCTAGCGAGAGGTCAAGGGATCAAAAG ACCCTTCGTAGACTTGCCCAAAATCGCGAAGCTGCAAGAAAGAGCCGGTTAAGGAAAAAG GCTTATGTCCAACAACTTGAGAGCAGCAGAATGCAGCTGACTCAACTCGAACAAGAGCTTCAACGAGCTAGGCAACAG GGTAAATATATCTCAAGTTCAGGGGATGCTCAGTCGATTAGTGGAAATG GAGCCTTGGCATTTGATGCAGAATATGCGCGCTGGCTGGAAGAGCACACCAGGCGAGCTAATGAGCTGAGAGGAGCTCTCAGTTCTCATGCGGGTGATGCTGAACTACGCATCATTGTGGATAGCCTCTTGACACACTATGATGACATTTACAGGATTAAAGCTGAGGCTTCCAAGGCTGATGTTTTCCATATCTTATCAGGAATGTGGAAAACACCTGCAGAGAGGTGCTTTCACTGGCTTGGAGGATTTCGTCCATCTGAATTACTTAAG CTGCTTGTGAATAAGCTGGAGCCTTTGACTGAGCAACAGTTGTTAGCTATCACCAACTTGCAGCAATCCTCCCAACAGGCAGAGGATGCTTTGTCACAGGGAATGGAGGCATTGCAGCAGTCCTTGGCCGACACATTGGCCAGTTCAAATGCTCAATCAAATTCACCAGGAAATGTAGCCAGTTACATGGGACAAATGGCTATGGCTATGGGAAAGCTTGGAACACTTGAAAATTTTATTCGTCAG GCGGACAATCTTAGGCAACAAACGCTCCAGCAGTTGCATCGTATACTGACAACTCGCCAGTCTGCTCGTGCTGTCATTGCAATCAATGACTATTTTTCTCGTCTCCGAGCTCTTAGCTCTCTCTGGCTTGCCCGCCCCAGGGAGTGA
- the LOC141668710 gene encoding calcium-dependent protein kinase 17-like — translation MGNCCSLGKAAQNAAKEDAENDQNQKNQQASQQSNQQAKQGSPKGESAPKKNNPIGPVLGRPMDDVKAQYNIGKELGRGQFGITHICTHKQTGEKFACKTIAKRKLTSKEDVEDVKREVQIMHHLTGQPNIVELKGAFEDKHDVHLVMELCAGGELFDRIIAKGHYTERAAASLLRTIVQIVRTCHQMGVIHRDLKPENFLLLNGDEDSPLKATDFGLSVFYKQGDQFRDIVGSAYYIAPEVLKRKYGPEVDIWSIGVMLYILLCGVPPFWAESEHEIFNEILRGHVDFASDPWPTISPQAKDLVKRMLTIDPMKRLTAGQVLAHPWIMEDGEAPDTPLDNAVIDRLKQFRAMNKFKKVALRIIAGCLSEEEIVGLKQMFKGMDSDNSGTITLDELKQGLAKQGTSLTNLEVKQLMEAADADGNGTIDYDEFITATMHLNRMDKEEHLYTAFQYFDTDNSGYITIEELEHALREYGMNDDSDIKEIISEVDSDNDGRINYDEFVTMMRKGHQEVTTNIKKRPELSSSTDIVPKLGE, via the exons ATGGGAAACTGCTGTTCCCTAGGAAAGGCGGCACAAAATGCAGCTAAAGAAGACGCTGAAAATGACCAAAACCAAAAAAATCAACAGGCTAGCCAACAGAGTAATCAACAAGCTAAACAGGGTTCTCCAAAGGGAGAAAGTGCTCCCAAAAAAAATAATCCTATAGGACCAGTTTTAGGCAGGCCAATGGACGATGTTAAGGCACAGTACAACATTGGTAAAGAACTTGGAAGGGGACAATTTGGCATCACACACATTTGTACTCATAAACAAACTGGAGAGAAATTCGCATGTAAGACAATAGCGAAAAGAAAGCTGACTAGTAAAGAAGATGTGGAAGATGTTAAGAGGGAAGTTCAAATAATGCATCATTTAACAGGACAACCAAATATTGTGGAACTTAAGGGTGCTTTTGAGGACAAACATGATGTACATTTGGTGATGGAGTTATGTGCTGGTGGAGAATTGTTTGATCGGATCATTGCAAAAGGACATTATACAGAAAGAGCTGCAGCTTCATTGCTACGAACCATTGTTCAAATAGTTCGCACTTGTCATCAAATGGGAGTCATTCATAGGGATCTTAAACCCGAAAATTTCTTACTTCTAAATGGAGATGAAGATTCACCTCTTAAGGCAACAGATTTTGGATTATCAGTTTTCTACAAACAAG GAGATCAATTTAGAGATATTGTTGGCAGTGCATATTATATTGCACCAGAAGTCCTAAAGAGAAAATATGGACCAGAAGTTGATATCTGGAGCATTGGGGTCATGTTATATATTCTTCTATGTGGTGTCCCTCCATTTTGGGCAG AGTCGGAGCATGAGATATTCAATGAAATTTTGCGTGGTCATGTTGATTTTGCTAGTGATCCATGGCCTACAATCTCACCTCAAGCAAAAGATCTTGTAAAAAGGATGTTGACGATAGACCCCATGAAAAGACTGACAGCAGGTCAAGTTCTCG CTCATCCCTGGATTATGGAGGATGGAGAAGCACCTGATACACCGCTTGATAATGCTGTTATTGATAGGCTCAAACAGTTCAGAGCaatgaataaattcaaaaaagTTGCTCTTCGG ATTATTGCAGGTTGTCTATCAGAAGAAGAGATTGTGGGGTTGAAACAGATGTTCAAAGGCATGGACAGTGACAACAGTGGTACCATAACACTAGACGAATTAAAGCAAGGTCTTGCAAAACAAGGGACAAGCCTAACAAATTTGGAAGTTAAACAGTTGATGGAAGCT GCTGATGCTGATGGAAATGGAACTATTGATTATGACGAGTTCATCACAGCAACAATGCATTTGAACAGAATGGACAAGGAAGAACATCTTTACACTGCATTCCAATACTTTGATACAGATAATAGCGG GTACATTACAATCGAGGAACTAGAGCATGCTCTGAGAGAGTATGGCATGAATGATGACAGTGACATCAAGGAAATTATATCAGAAGTCGATAGTGACAAC GATGGTCGGATAAACTACGATGAGTTCGTAACCATGATGAGAAAAGGTCACCAAGAGGTTACCACAAACATTAAAAAGCGACCTGAACTTTCAAGTTCAACAGATATCGTGCCAAAACTCGGAGAATAA
- the LOC141708615 gene encoding uncharacterized protein LOC141708615: MIDELDNLSPIPKCVCTSTTCACGNAQKLFEYEKLTKLSQFLMGLSEQFIFVRGQILLMNPLLDISQAYSILFQEENQRDYSSNVIVVPENIAMNAKMHNSFKAKQVKKFTDSSVMCDYCKMQGHMKDKCFTLHGYPDWHRLYGQPKPKVKSAQRKFNANAVTTTDVEQSEIFAITGTNKESTSMFTESQYQQLLNLLQQTQGKTPAISNATWMNTAKSETNCADSGATYHITPHKNLLVNIQHVESELLLPNGHIACVTQTGHDLTVQKKTEIGELDAGLYKLHTNHLIPSANMCSVSSNQWHIRLWHPSLSVLKNISELGVHDNADCCDYDSAEVEHKTLLIPKLHTARPTEMALYVASENGEGRILHASTISMVEFQASRIDGSCHGLLYFAETYTNPLRSQFRILPPVE, from the exons ATGATTGATGAACTTGACAATCTATCACCAATACCTAAGTGTGTTTGTACTTCTACTACTTGTGCTTGTGGAAATGCTCAAAAATTGTTTGAGTATGAGAAATTAACTAAGTTGAGTCAGTTTCTGATGGGATTAAGTGAGCAATTCATATTTGTTAGAGGTCAGATTCTACTCATGAATCCACTACTTGATATTAGCCAAGCCTATTCAATATTGTTCCAAGAGGAAAATCAGAGAGACTACTCTAGTAATGTGATTGTTGTTCCTGAAAATATTGCTATGAATGCAAAAATGCACAATAGCTTTAAGGCAAAGCAAGTCAAGAAATTCACAGATTCAAGTGTGATGTGTGATTACTGTAAGATGCAAGGTCATATGAAGGATAAGTGTTTTACACTTCATGGATATCCTGATTGGCATAGGCTGTATGGTCAGCCAAAACCAAAGGTCAAATCAGCACAAAGAAAGTTTAATGCTAATGCTGTAACAACTACTGATGTTGAACAATCTGAAATTTTTGCCATCACTGGTACAAACAAGGAGTCTACTTCAATGTTCACTGAAAGTCAATATCAGCAACTTTTGAATCTACTTCAACAGACTCAGGGCAAAACACCTGCTATCTCTAATGCTACATGGATGAATACTGCTAAGTCTGAAACAAACTGTGCAG ACTCTGGTGCTACATATCATATAACTCCTCATAAAAATCTATTAGTCAATATACAACATGTTGAATCTGAATTGCTTCTTCCAAATGGCCACATAGCTTGTGTTACCCAAACTGGACAT GACCTTACTGTTCAGAAGAAGACAGAGATTGGTGAATTAGATGCAGGCCTGTACAAACTTCATACAAATCATCTCATTCCTTCTGCTAATATGTGTAGTGTCTCAAGTAATCAGTGGCATATAAGATTATGGCATCCTTCATTGTCTGTTCTTAAAAACATTTCAGAATTAGGAGTTCATGATAATGCTGATTGTTGTGAT TATGATTCTGCTGAGGTTGAGCACAAAACACTGCTGATCCCGAAATTGCACACTGCGCGACCAACAGAGATGGCTTTGTATGTAGCAAGTGAAAATGGAGAAGGTAGGATACTACATGCATCAACAATTTCGATGGTAGAGTTTCAAGCTAGCCGCATTGATGGTTCTTGCCACGGGTTGCTGTACTTTGCAGAAACCTACACAAATCCCCTCAGGAGTCAGTTTAGGATTCTGCCTcctgttgagtaa
- the LOC141668703 gene encoding pentatricopeptide repeat-containing protein At5g40410, mitochondrial-like, translating into MAISSTFHFNLLYQHKQISPKHYLPTTNSCNFAYTIYPKHVKINTRSQYSVHSRVDKNEFVKNVTFMLQSLDFTNPYECVEIYALILQKCRNFGDLELGFQVHAHMIVCGVELCVFLGSQLVELYCKLRFVNCARRLFDQMGERNVFSWTSIVGMYCDIGDYEEVVKLFYVMVKEGVRPDHFVFPKVFKACAEMKDYRVGKGVYDYMLSIEFEGNLCVRRSVIDMFVKCGKLDIAKRLVMDDCKDVVMWNMVVDGYVKKKEFEKALRCLSDMKVKQILPDRVTWNSIISGYARDGQFETAYKYFRELGWWDNFEANVVSWTALVTGQEQNGNYSQALCLFREMVNAGVRPNSISIASVVSACTKLSLYKHGKEIHGYCIKTDELDSDLLVGNSLVDLYTKCQHLEVAQKKFSMIKHKDIVSWNAMLAGYASRGYHEDAIKLLHEMELQGVEPDVITWNGLISGFTRYGDGKTARELFYKMCVKGIYPNVISISSALAACAQEKDLDLGKKIHGFIIRNEIELSTGVGSALITMYSRCNSLETACSVFNELTIKDVIIWNSILAACAKSGFGVNALNLLREMVLTNVRPDTVTMVSTLPACSRLSAIRHGKEIHQYVIRHGLNLGNFVWNALIDMYGRCGAIEKSRRLFDMIPEKDVVSWNVLIAVYGMHGLGMDAVNTFQSMIATGVKPNHFTFTNLLSACSHSGLIGEGWKYYNMMENEYAINPAMEQYACMVDLMARAGQLSETVEFIKRMPFEPNAAIWGSLLGACRIHCNVDIAEYAAEHLFKLEPESSGNYILLANIYSVVGRWEDASRIRCLMKERGVTKSPGCSWIEVDRKVSSFMVGDTKHPLMDKISAKMDSLYTEIKDIGYVPDTSFVLQNIGEAEKESSLCGHSEKLAVAFGLISTQAGTPLRIIKNLRICGDCHSAIKYISKLENREIIMRDNYRFHKFVDGVCSCGDYW; encoded by the coding sequence ATGGCCATTTCATCAACATTTCATTTTAATCTTTTATATCAGCACAAGCAAATTTCACCAAAACACTATCTCCCCACTACAAATTCATGTAATTTTGCTTATACAATTTACCCAAAACATGTCAAAATCAATACTAGAAGTCAATATAGTGTTCATAGTAGAGTTGATAAAAACGAGTTCGTGAAAAATGTGACCTTTATGCTTCAATCATTAGATTTCACAAACCCATATGAATGTGTGGAAATTTATGCTTTGATTCTGCAAAAATGTAGAAATTTTGGTGATTTGGAGCTGGGTTTTCAAGTTCATGCTCATATGATTGTTTGTGGAGTTGAGTTGTGTGTGTTTCTTGGAAGTCAGTTGGTTGAATTGTACTGTAAGTTGAGATTTGTCAACTGTGCGCGTCGATTGTTTGATCAAATGGGTGAGAGAAATGTGTTTAGTTGGACTTCTATTGTTGGGATGTATTGTGATATTGGTGATTATGAGGAGGTGGTTAAGTTGTTTTATGTGATGGTTAAAGAAGGGGTTAGGCCGGATCATTTTGTGTTTCCGAAGGTTTTTAAAGCGTGCGCGGAGATGAAGGATTATAGAGTTGGGAAGGGGGTTTATGATTATATGTTGAGTATTGAGTTTGAGGGGAATTTGTGTGTTAGGAGGTCTGTGATTGATATGTTTGTGAAATGTGGGAAGTTGGATATTGCGAAACGGTTGGTGATGGATGATTGTAAGGATGTTGTTATGTGGAACATGGTTGTTGATGGTTATGTAAAGAAGAAAGAGTTTGAAAAGGCTTTGCGGTGCCTTAGTGATATGAAGGTTAAACAAATATTACCTGATAGAGTGACATGGAACTCCATTATTTCAGGATATGCTCGAGATGGACAGTTTGAGACAGCATACAAATATTTTCGTGAACTGGGCTGGTGGGATAATTTTGAAGCCAATGTGGTGTCATGGACGGCACTGGTAACAGGACAGGAACAGAATGGGAATTATTCCCAAGCGTTGTGTTTGTTTAGGGAAATGGTAAATGCAGGAGTAAGGCCAAATTCGATTTCTATTGCTAGTGTTGTTTCAGCCTGTACTAAATTGTCTTTGTATAAGCATGGAAAAGAAATTCATGGATATTGCATAAAAACAGATGAACTGGATTCAGATTTGCTTGTTGGCAATTCCTTAGTTGATTTATATACGAAATGCCAGCATTTGGAGGTAGCACAAAAGAAATTCAGTATGATCAAACATAAAGATATAGTGTCATGGAATGCAATGCTGGCTGGCTATGCCAGTAGAGGTTACCACGAAGATGCAATTAAGCTACTCCATGAAATGGAGTTACAAGGAGTTGAACCTGATGTTATTACATGGAACGGACTGATATCAGGGTTTACTAGATATGGTGATGGTAAAACAGCTCGAGAGTTATTTTATAAAATGTGCGTTAAGGGCATATATCCTAATGTAATCTCTATTTCAAGTGCATTGGCGGCTTGTGCCCAAGAAAAGGATTTGGACTTGGGGAAGAAAATTCATGGTTTTATCATCAGGAACGAGATTGAGCTCTCCACAGGTGTTGGAAGTGCTCTTATAACGATGTACTCAAGATGCAATTCTTTGGAAACCGCCTGCTCTGTTTTTAATGAGCTCACAATTAAGGATGTTATAATTTGGAACTCAATTCTTGCTGCTTGTGCAAAAAGCGGGTTTGGAGTTAATGCTCTAAACCTGTTGAGGGAAATGGTTTTGACTAATGTAAGACCTGATACAGTTACAATGGTTTCGACCCTTCCTGCTTGTTCAAGATTATCTGCTATACGTCATGGCAAAGAAATTCATCAATATGTCATCAGGCATGGGCTAAACTTGGGAAACTTTGTTTGGAATGCCCTTATTGATATGTATGGACGGTGTGGTGCGATTGAAAAAAGTCGAAGACTATTTGACATGATACCAGAAAAAGATGTTGTCTCATGGAATGTTTTAATTGCAGTGTATGGAATGCATGGTCTTGGTATGGATGCTGTCAATACTTTTCAGTCCATGATAGCTACAGGAGTAAAACCAAATCATTTCACCTTTACAAATCTGTTATCAGCTTGTAGTCACTCAGGATTAATAGGTGAAGGTTGGAAGTACTATAATATGATGGAAAATGAGTATGCTATAAATCCTGCTATGGAGCAATATGCTTGTATGGTAGATTTAATGGCACGTGCTGGTCAATTAAGTGAAACTGTGGAGTTTATTAAAAGGATGCCATTTGAGCCCAATGCTGCAATCTGGGGGTCGTTGTTGGGCGCTTGTAGAATCCACTGCAATGTTGATATTGCAGAATATGCAGCAGAACACCTCTTTAAACTTGAACCGGAAAGTTCTGGAAACTATATTCTCCTAGCTAACATTTACTCGGTGGTTGGAAGATGGGAAGATGCATCAAGAATACGTTGTCTGATGAAGGAACGAGGGGTGACAAAATCTCCAGGTTGCAGTTGGATTGAGGTTGATAGAAAAGTTAGCAGCTTCATGGTCGGAGATACAAAACACCCTTTAATGGACAAAATATCAGCAAAGATGGATAGCTTGTACACGGAGATAAAAGACATTGGTTATGTCCCTGATACGAGCTTTGTTTTACAGAACATTGGGGAGGCCGAAAAGGAGTCTAGCTTATGTGGACACAGCGAGAAACTTGCTGTAGCTTTCGGATTAATTAGCACACAAGCTGGAACCCCTTTACGAATAATCAAGAACTTGAGGATTTGTGGAGATTGCCACTCAGCTATAAAGTACATATCTAAGTTAGAAAACAGAGAAATTATTATGAGAGATAATTATAGATTTCACAAATTTGTTGACGGTGTATGTTCATGTGGGGATTATTGGTAG